A single region of the Silene latifolia isolate original U9 population chromosome 8, ASM4854445v1, whole genome shotgun sequence genome encodes:
- the LOC141595320 gene encoding protein FAR1-RELATED SEQUENCE 5-like, whose translation MPLGAHQVNFPDDVNAPENNSVVHVVPVPTPQCIDVDEVHAGNRLSVMVTPGGSEEWVRNIATEFTPTIGQTFATLHEGIQFYETYAIACGFEPRKSSTKRFRSSGDIRTKLIVCHREGFRDSKPTILPITGEEEEQMVKAYNPKKTKVNIGPTSTFRPVKEYVDGYENIGACLTDFKNFGREIKCFICLKDAQIFVDQLETLHETQEGFYYAYDIDQNKCLFRVFWADAAACRNYALYGEAVTFDPTYSTNKYDMIFAPFTGVDHHKKSVTFGASLMSRENDQNFKWIFTKFLDCMGGKEPHCFFTDQCPAMKIAVPATFTTFANRYCMWHIMKKLPEKLGTTDSDLEPSDFEERWFSLISEFQLEDNAWLKYQFSKRQRWIPAYYRDIPLGCLLRTTQRSESENSFFKRFENPHGTLVEFWMCFQSAMDQQTKNLLTEIVITPYLKPKPFLALSAGDSSRDGSTRFLDVEDSIFHKTYTVAFNPSTFDATCSCKMFERKGYIYKHIIWILSGKGVKKIPDKYLLSRWTKNTKKMPLYDVHGQLLDDFNSLDVTKLQISTVWSEFYSTLTLLKSLPENHINELTSLLKTFRQNFKPGAEKLTKQQELEMLLGVKSSSEVHILPPVQSKNKGSGKRLMSNKDQSIAKAQKPIFFCNNCKQMAHHDKRNCPNPAVDTSQHSFDHESDIYSLVDSD comes from the exons AAAATAATTCTGTTGTTCATGTGGTACCTGTTCCTACTCCACAATGCATAGACGTTGATGAGGTGCATGCTGGAAATCGCCTTTCTGTGATGGTGACCCCTGGAGGTTCTGAGGAGTGGGTCAGAAATATTGCCACTGAATTTACACCTACAATAGGACAAACTTTTGCTACGTTACATGAGGGTATACAGTTTTATGAGACTTATGCAATAGCATGTGGTTTTGAACCAAGGAAATCTTCAACTAAAAGGTTTCGTAGTAGTGGAGATATTAGGACAAAATTGATTGTCTGTCACCGTGAAGGATTTAGGGATTCTAAGCCGACAATATTACCCATTACTGGTGAGGAGGAGGAGCAAATGGTCAAGGCCTATAATCCGAAGAAGACTAAG GTCAATATTGGTCCAACCTCTACTTTTAGGCCCGTCAAGGAATATGTTGACGGCTATGAAAATATTGGAGCTTGTTTGACTGACTTTAAGAATTTTGGAAGGGAAATCAAGTGTTTTATATGTCTTAAGGATGCTCAAATATTTGTAGACCAGTTGGAAACCCTTCATGAAACCCAGGAAGGTTTTTATTATGCCTATGATATTGATCAGAATAAGTGTTTGTTTCGTGTATTTTGGGCTGACGCAGCAGCATGTCGTAATTACGCTCTATATGGTGAGGCGGTGACTTTTGACCCAACCTATTCAACTAATAAGTACGACATGATCTTTGCTCCCTTTACTGGTGTTGATCATCACAAGAAATCCGTCACTTTTGGCGCTTCACTTATGTCTAGGGAGAATGACCAGAATTTTAAatggattttcacaaaattcttAGATTGTATGGGAGGAAAGGAACCCCATTGCTTTTTTACAGATCAATGTCCTGCTATGAAAATTGCAGTCCCTGCTACTTTTACGACTTTTGCCAACCgctattgcatgtggcatattatGAAGAAATTACCTGAAAAGTTAGGCACGACA GATTCAGACTTAGAGCCTTCTGACTTCGAAGAAAGGTGGTTTTCGTTGATCAGTGAGTTTCAATTGGAAGATAATGCATGGTTGAAATATCAGTTTTCCAAGCGCCAACGTTGGATTCCGGCGTATTATCGTGATATTCCTCTTGGTTGTCTTTTAAGAACAACGCAACGCTCTGAGAGCGAAAACAGCTTCTTTAAGCGCTTTGAGAATCCTCATGGCACacttgttgagttttggatgtGCTTTCAGAGTGCTATGGATCAGCAAACCAAAAATCTCTTAACAGAGATAGTGATCACTCCTTACctcaaaccaaaacccttcttagCCTTGAG TGCTGGTGATTCTTCAAGGGACGGTAGTACAAGGTTCCTAGATGTTGAAGATTCTATCTTCCATAAGACTTATACTGTCGCATTTAATCCTTCAACGTTTGATGCAACATGTTCATGCAAGATGTTTGAGAGGAAGGGATACATATACAAACACATCATCTGGATTTTATCAGGTAAAGGGGTCAAGAAGATACCTGATAAGTATCTTCTCAGTAGGTGGACAAAGAACACTAAAAAAATGCCCTTGTATGATGTTCACGGTCAATTGTTGGATGATTTTAATTCGTTAGATGTCACTAAGCTTCAGATTTCTACTGTCTGGTCTGAATTCTACTCAACTTTAACACTGCTCAAATCTCTGCCTGAAAATCACATAAATGAACTGACTTCATTACTCAAGACATTTAGACAAAATTTCAAGCCTGGtgctgaaaaattgactaaacagCAAGAGTTGGAGATGCTCCTTGGGGTTAAGTCTTCATCTGAGGTCCATATACTACCTCCTGTTCAATCAAAAAACAAGGGTAGTGGCAAGAGGTTGATGTCCAACAAAGATCAGTCCATTGCAAAGGCACAAAAGCCGATTTTTTTTTGCAATAattgtaaacaaatggcacatcATGATAAGCGGAATTGCCCTAATCCAGCCGTTGATACATCACAACACTCGTTTGATCATGAATCCGAT ATTTATTCACTTGTTGATAGTGATTAA